Below is a genomic region from Raphanus sativus cultivar WK10039 chromosome 4, ASM80110v3, whole genome shotgun sequence.
aaaaaaatttaccaaaacaatagaaagttaaattttatatctctaCAATATTGAGAAACCAATAAAAGTCTAGAACGACCATCACACCAATCACCATCAACCTTAATTTCTCCTTTCATTATTTAGATTGAAACACAAACTACAAGCTCTCTCTATCCCACTCAGTTCCACACTTCCATcttccaaaaaaacaaaacagaacataACCTCtatcagttctttttttttttgatcaaaagccTCTATCAGTTCTGATCTTTTGATTTTGCACTATTACTtacctttaaaaaaataagaaaatagaaTAAACAATTCTTTATTGGTTTCTCGGGGGATGGAGAACTCGTACGAGTCAGCAGTCAAGTGGTCTGATTCCAACAGTCCATATAATATGCTCTCATGTTCACTATTACAATCTGATTCTGATCTTAGCCGCTTTAATCTCGGCTTCTCTTCTTCTGCCTCCTCCGGCAACTTCCAGGCGGATGAGTTTGTCGGTGGGATAGAGAAAGGTGAGTTAGTTTCAAGAAGCCACCGTCTGGCGGAGAAGAGACGCCGTGATCGGATTAATTCTCACCTCTCTGCTCTCCGGAAACTTGTCCCTAATTCCGACAAGGTATGTTGGTCTCTACTCTAgttcacaactttttttttgtgcacctaGTTCAcaacttgtttttattttatttgactTGACTCGTCAAGCAAGATTGAAATGTTtcggtttagttttaattttagcAAACCGGTTTTGTTTAGCCTGATTCGGTTATGGCGTAGTTAGACGGACCTAGCTAGTCATATTACCAGCAAAATTGCAGTCACTTAATTTGTAACGTGATAATAACTGATATTcaaaaaagatttatttatttatttacacattaaataaaacatatactaaaattgtatcataaatatattattttgtgattatcatattttaataaaattaaactaataataattcaataaatttaattattattattttataagttgCTATGTACAATCTAACAACagaaaatttatagaaaacatataaaaaaaactgtgaAGCAATTTTTGTCCAcaaacatttatcttttcgaaACAAAGGTATCAGAAGATAAAGTCTCAAATTATCAGTAAAATTGAAACCATTTGGTTCAAGAATATTCAATCTGAGTAAACCGGTATTGAACCTGACTCGGTTTGGCACATGTGGTGGTTGTTAGTTGTTACAAGAGTCACAAGACAGCTCTTTCTAAAGTTTTGATCAAAACAGTCCTTCATTTAACTGTTGTCTCAATGTTTCGGTTTAGTAATGAAATTTTTTTGACATTGACCTCTATACAGTTGGACAAAGCAGCACTCTTAGCGACAGTGATAGAACAAGTGAAAGAACTCAAACAAACAGCAACACAATCTCCAACCTTCCAAGATCTTCCAACAGAAGCGGATGAAGTAATTGTTCAGCCGGAAACCATCTCCAATGACTTTGAACCAGACACCATCATCTTCAAAGCTTCCTTTTGCTGCGAAGATCAACCCGAGGCAATCTCGGAGATCATTAGGGTTCTCACAAAGTTTCAACTCGAGACATTACAAGCTGAGATAATCTGCGTTGGTGGAAGAATGAGAATCAACTTCGTCTTAAAAGATAGCAACTGCAAAGAGACAACGACAAGCATGGCTGCATCTGCAAAATCTTTGAAGCAAGCTCTCTGCGCTGCTTTAAACCGTAtcgcatcttcttcttcttcctcgtctaCTTCTTCGGTTTGTAGGATTAGAAGTAAAAGACAGAGATGGTTCCTCTCTTCTCACTACTCACAACAATGACGTTTTTACTAATACCATCTTAATACACAGATCGCGTTATTTGTTTCACAAGTGTTACGTGTAGGTTACGTTTTCTTCCTAAACAAAACAAggtttgtatatttatattctaaGATTATATAACCAATCTGTGGGATTCAATAAAGATCTATAATATTAGCATTTGCAAGAAGACAAACATTATTTGGTGACAATCTGATTAGAAAGATAAAAAGATTTAACGTTAATTGAGGATCCATACAATCCGACAGAAACGAAGACAAGAAAACTTAGAGCTTAAACAAGATCCAAACAAAAGTACTTAGCGAAATGAAATAACTGGAAAGCGAAGTCTTCAAGAGAGGAGTCTACTTAGATCGCTGTCTCATCTTTCGTCTCTTCCTCTTCAACCTCCTCATACGCTTCTTCTTCCACTgtatagaaaaaacaaaaaaaagaagaacttAGCCAAATGATAAAGAAAGAGAAGCGAACAAGATTTGAATGATGATCAGTATACCTTGGCTCTCATTGCGGAGGAActctttttttctcaaaacCTTACTCTGGCTATTTCCCGGTGACGGTAGCAAGAAGAGAGAGCAGAAAGCGTAACTCGGAATATATATACTCCATGAAAACCCTAGGGTTGAGGCAGACATGGGCATTTATGTTAAGCCCATGTAGTGTTTTTTCTCTTGGGTTTGTGTTATGTTTATACCATAGTTTGGGCCTATGCACTAAACTTTTTCCAGCTATAAAGAAGTTAGCAAGAAAAGAATACTGAAGttttttaacattaatttattattacaaaTTATTGTCTAAATAGTTCTACTATTCTATAAAGGATAACTCTACTGTTACCTTAATAATTAGCAGAACTATTAAGATAACATGCATCCAGTTATCACATCATATAAAACCTTCTAAAAATGACGTAAAAGATTACAAAATATCAATATGCATATAGATtggataatatatattatttctatttCGTATGGTGGAAcctaaattaaagaaaaaaaactcatttattGGTAGAAAGACGTGGTTAGTTGGTAGTTCCATGCTGGCTATAAAACAAAATGTAATTAA
It encodes:
- the LOC108848964 gene encoding transcription factor bHLH51 → MENSYESAVKWSDSNSPYNMLSCSLLQSDSDLSRFNLGFSSSASSGNFQADEFVGGIEKGELVSRSHRLAEKRRRDRINSHLSALRKLVPNSDKLDKAALLATVIEQVKELKQTATQSPTFQDLPTEADEVIVQPETISNDFEPDTIIFKASFCCEDQPEAISEIIRVLTKFQLETLQAEIICVGGRMRINFVLKDSNCKETTTSMAASAKSLKQALCAALNRIASSSSSSSTSSVCRIRSKRQRWFLSSHYSQQ